Proteins from one Marinobacter alexandrii genomic window:
- a CDS encoding LytTR family DNA-binding domain-containing protein — protein sequence MRVVIIEDEPLMAQELENEILKVDDSIEILGKFESVKDSLTYLTKNELPDLFFSDIQLSDGLSFEIFQEIDNSIPIIFCTAFNEYALEAFNANGIDYLLKPFDNEAISRTIAKYKKLTKPKDLSGELRSLFQTLNNEISQKNSLLVHRGSKIFPIKNADVRLAYLNNGITSIITKDHKKHIVNYSLDALDDILGKDFYRANRQIIIHREAIIHVSQYFARKLLVEIKIPFDERVIVSKANASNFLKWLES from the coding sequence ATGAGAGTTGTCATAATAGAAGACGAGCCATTGATGGCTCAAGAATTGGAAAATGAAATACTCAAGGTTGACGATAGCATTGAGATTCTTGGGAAGTTTGAATCCGTTAAGGATTCACTCACTTACTTGACTAAAAATGAATTGCCAGACCTGTTCTTTTCTGACATACAGCTTTCAGATGGTTTGAGCTTCGAAATATTTCAGGAAATTGACAATTCGATCCCAATAATTTTTTGCACAGCGTTTAATGAGTATGCACTTGAGGCTTTCAACGCCAATGGGATTGATTACCTACTTAAGCCATTTGATAATGAAGCTATTTCAAGAACGATTGCGAAATATAAAAAGCTTACAAAGCCTAAGGATTTATCCGGTGAACTCAGAAGTCTATTTCAAACGCTGAACAATGAGATTAGTCAGAAGAATTCATTATTGGTACATCGTGGTTCCAAAATATTTCCGATAAAAAATGCAGATGTTCGGCTAGCTTATTTAAACAACGGCATCACTTCCATCATCACGAAAGATCATAAAAAGCATATAGTAAATTACAGTTTGGATGCGCTGGATGACATTCTTGGAAAGGATTTCTACCGAGCCAATCGACAGATTATTATTCATAGGGAAGCAATCATACATGTCTCACAATACTTTGCACGAAAACTCCTTGTCGAGATTAAAATTCCTTTTGATGAGCGAGTCATTGTAAGCAAAGCCAATGCGAGTAATTTTCTAAAGTGGCTTGAGTCGTAG
- a CDS encoding TolC family protein produces the protein MRRFNWILIFTCFIVRSGATQELLSLEDALAIAVKNNYDLKIAGNNTVIAEKQAGTLNSGYLPTLRASGGINYAEENQSVTFADGNSTSIDGAVTESYNASVTAEYVLFDGMERKFNQDKREENVKLSTLQERQQIENTIISVYQSFFNVAFQKQVVENLELTIENSRIRFLRAQKNIKYGQGTSLDVSNAQVDLNNDSIAYFEAVRDLNNLKRNLNLILGRAIETSFKTDTAIRFSPIENMTELINEAQQNNIQMELARQNLYLSDLDINISKAKFLPKISGSGAYRWNESQNPPTSFALATETSGINLGLSLSWALFDGRNVTQTQTSRITQENRRLEREKIKREVNTELLNAVETYRIAAKTFEAEAKNIETNELNFRRTEKQYSLGQVTSIEFRQAQINLFNARNNYTRAKYDLKVAEVNLRQLAGLLLD, from the coding sequence ATGAGACGATTTAATTGGATACTAATTTTCACCTGCTTTATTGTCCGCTCGGGAGCTACGCAAGAGCTTCTGTCACTAGAAGATGCATTAGCTATTGCGGTGAAGAACAATTACGACCTTAAAATTGCAGGGAACAATACAGTTATTGCTGAGAAGCAAGCCGGGACGCTGAACAGCGGCTATTTGCCAACCCTTCGAGCAAGTGGCGGGATTAATTACGCTGAAGAAAATCAAAGTGTAACCTTCGCAGATGGGAACAGCACTTCTATTGATGGTGCGGTAACGGAATCGTACAATGCATCCGTAACTGCAGAATACGTCCTATTTGATGGAATGGAACGAAAATTCAATCAGGATAAACGAGAGGAGAACGTTAAGCTTTCCACTCTACAAGAAAGACAACAAATTGAGAATACGATCATCTCTGTCTATCAAAGCTTCTTCAATGTGGCGTTTCAAAAGCAAGTAGTAGAGAACCTGGAGCTAACCATCGAAAACTCGAGGATCAGGTTTCTACGTGCTCAAAAAAACATTAAGTACGGTCAAGGTACCTCATTGGATGTTTCTAATGCACAGGTTGATCTCAACAATGATAGCATCGCTTATTTCGAAGCGGTTAGAGACCTAAATAACCTTAAAAGAAACCTCAATCTTATTTTAGGTAGAGCAATAGAAACCAGTTTTAAGACTGACACAGCTATTCGTTTTTCACCGATTGAAAACATGACGGAGCTGATTAACGAGGCGCAGCAAAACAACATTCAAATGGAGTTGGCCAGGCAAAACCTCTACCTGAGTGATTTGGATATTAACATTAGCAAGGCAAAATTCCTACCGAAGATCAGTGGAAGCGGTGCTTATCGTTGGAATGAAAGCCAAAACCCACCCACCTCATTCGCACTAGCTACCGAGACTAGCGGAATCAATCTAGGGCTTTCTTTGAGCTGGGCATTGTTTGATGGACGGAATGTGACACAAACGCAGACCAGCAGGATCACTCAGGAAAACCGGAGGTTGGAGCGGGAAAAAATTAAGCGTGAGGTCAACACCGAATTGTTAAACGCAGTTGAAACCTACAGAATAGCAGCAAAGACCTTTGAAGCAGAAGCAAAAAATATAGAAACCAACGAGCTAAACTTCAGACGCACCGAGAAGCAATACAGTTTAGGTCAGGTCACTTCCATTGAGTTTCGGCAAGCCCAAATCAATCTGTTTAATGCCCGAAATAATTATACCCGTGCAAAATACGATCTCAAAGTGGCGGAGGTGAATCTTAGACAGCTGGCAGGCTTGCTTTTAGATTGA
- a CDS encoding histidine kinase — protein MALITSPLLGIYNVTPISLLLSSDLVISNLQAPFFDNPFGFLLPASFITVNALMLWGINIWLVSWFQREKITIKGNLRYLLSYAFVFLLLLLIQQTMNKVRPIPIEIGNMRYFPFIGAMVNNTIILILIELMLTRSRKAQLELEKAQLEVLNEKSRYNQLKQQIKPHFLFNALNTLKLLVKNKTENAENFVINLSNFLRSTLTDQSTEIMLIKKDFEIFEDFMQLQQVRFPDALNYACDIPLKVQETNYLPAFTLQILAENATKHNSMSKQHPLKISIKYKNESIIFSNNINPKRKEPESTGIGLNNLSERFQILSGSDIAVEKQDNQFKVSFKVIDNTRK, from the coding sequence ATGGCGTTAATCACATCGCCATTATTGGGCATTTATAATGTCACACCTATTTCATTATTGCTAAGTTCAGACCTTGTTATCTCAAACCTCCAGGCACCTTTTTTTGATAATCCATTTGGGTTCTTGCTGCCAGCTAGTTTCATAACGGTGAATGCGCTAATGCTGTGGGGGATTAACATATGGTTGGTCTCTTGGTTCCAAAGAGAGAAAATAACTATAAAAGGGAATCTGAGGTATCTACTATCCTACGCCTTTGTTTTTTTACTACTGCTTTTGATTCAACAAACAATGAATAAAGTACGACCAATTCCTATAGAGATAGGAAATATGCGGTATTTCCCTTTTATAGGTGCAATGGTCAACAACACGATTATTTTGATTCTCATTGAATTAATGTTGACAAGAAGCAGGAAGGCTCAGCTTGAGCTGGAAAAGGCTCAGTTAGAAGTGTTGAATGAAAAATCCAGGTACAATCAACTGAAGCAACAAATCAAACCTCATTTCTTATTTAATGCATTAAATACACTCAAATTACTCGTAAAGAATAAAACGGAAAATGCAGAAAATTTCGTGATTAACTTATCCAACTTCTTAAGATCTACACTAACAGACCAAAGCACTGAGATAATGCTTATCAAAAAGGATTTTGAGATATTTGAAGATTTCATGCAACTACAACAGGTAAGATTTCCTGATGCATTAAATTATGCATGCGACATACCATTAAAGGTTCAGGAAACAAATTATTTACCTGCTTTCACACTACAAATTTTAGCCGAAAACGCTACGAAGCATAACAGCATGAGTAAACAGCACCCCTTAAAGATTTCAATTAAGTACAAGAATGAGTCTATAATATTTTCGAACAATATTAATCCGAAGCGGAAGGAGCCTGAGTCTACTGGAATTGGCCTGAATAACTTGTCAGAGCGATTTCAAATACTGTCTGGATCTGATATTGCTGTAGAAAAGCAGGATAATCAATTCAAGGTATCTTTTAAAGTGATAGATAATACAAGAAAATGA
- a CDS encoding efflux RND transporter permease subunit, producing MRSFISYFIKYPVAVNIFIIGFLIFGYLGYQRMNSSFFPLADPTLVRISVTYPGASPEEVEEGVIEKIERNLKGIQGIDRVTSISNENAGTISVEMVTDYDINLLLEDVKNAVDKIPSFPRGIEPPVVEKVDPTRESIVFVVTGDNIPLNLLKETAQDIEDELMLIKGISQVTLSGFPEEEVEIAVTEEKLRSYNLTFEEVSRAVANANIQITGGSIKTGKEEYLIRADNKAYYAKGLRGIVVKTDPSGGKVLLKEIATISNTFSETTDQLSVNGKRAINVSITNTNTEDLIGSADMVKEYIKTFNETHSNVNLIVTSDSSEAIKSRIDLLLENAIIGMVLVLILLSFFLRPGVAMWVAFGLPISFFGMFIILPQVGVTLNMLSMFGMILVIGILVDDGIVIAENIYSRAEKGDSRIKAAINGTMEVIVPILSAIATTVLAFSIFFFLDGAIGAFFKDIAVVVILTLAVSLIEALLILPAHLAHSKDLADQSKTYKLNKYGDQVMAFMRDKLYSPLYRFSLKHQFLSLAVIIFFFMLTMGAFAGKIITFSFFPSNASDQIRISMNTPQGTAEQITDSIATYVEQSVWQVNEGLGENLEGENHVQNVVKQIGRGSSTASITVNLSPSETRAFGSPEIADNIRSTVSSISQLEKLSFNSGANVGGSPISLSLRGKDPQKLDAAKQKVYEVLENTPGVKDIVDTSPDGTKEINLSLKPNAELLGLTLNDVMGQVRNAFFGNEVQRVQRDEDEVKVWVRYAREDRSSLSSIRDIEISTQEGRVALGEIAEYTIQRGEVAINHTDGVREVTVEADVIGNTNAADIMSMLTGPVAEEIEKEYPGITASAEGQNRETNKIINSAAVVMPAVIFLIYIVIVFAFRSYSQPFILIALVPFSIIGVGWGHYIHGFSINVLSFLGIIGLIGIVVNDGLVFIGRFNAFLKEGLPFTEALYETGRARFRAIFLTSITTIAGLAPLMLEKSLQAQFLIPMAISISYGIAVATLLTLFMLPIFLSVANSVKVRFKQLITGTKPEREQVERAIKELKAEHETI from the coding sequence ATGAGATCATTCATTAGCTATTTCATCAAATATCCGGTAGCAGTCAATATTTTCATTATAGGCTTTTTGATTTTCGGCTACCTGGGCTATCAACGAATGAACTCCTCATTCTTTCCGTTGGCAGACCCTACACTTGTCAGGATATCGGTGACCTACCCCGGAGCATCTCCGGAAGAAGTGGAGGAAGGCGTTATTGAAAAAATAGAGCGAAACCTGAAGGGCATCCAGGGGATTGATCGTGTGACCTCTATTTCAAATGAAAATGCAGGTACTATTTCTGTAGAAATGGTGACGGACTATGACATCAACCTCTTGCTTGAAGATGTCAAAAATGCAGTAGATAAAATACCCTCTTTTCCAAGAGGGATTGAACCACCCGTAGTAGAGAAAGTGGACCCTACGCGGGAGTCCATAGTCTTCGTGGTAACGGGGGATAACATACCACTCAACCTGCTCAAAGAAACCGCGCAAGATATCGAAGATGAACTCATGCTTATTAAAGGGATTTCACAAGTAACCCTATCCGGATTTCCTGAGGAAGAGGTCGAAATAGCGGTAACTGAGGAAAAATTAAGAAGCTACAACCTCACATTTGAAGAGGTCTCCCGTGCTGTAGCAAACGCTAATATCCAGATCACGGGGGGATCCATAAAAACAGGTAAAGAAGAGTACCTGATACGAGCAGATAACAAAGCATATTATGCCAAAGGATTAAGAGGTATTGTAGTAAAAACAGACCCTTCGGGTGGCAAGGTATTACTCAAAGAAATCGCCACTATTTCCAATACATTTAGCGAGACGACCGATCAGCTTTCCGTCAATGGCAAACGAGCTATCAACGTTTCGATCACCAATACGAATACAGAAGACCTTATCGGGAGTGCCGACATGGTGAAAGAATATATCAAAACATTCAATGAAACACATAGCAATGTCAACTTAATTGTTACCTCTGACTCATCTGAAGCTATCAAAAGCAGAATAGACTTATTGTTAGAAAATGCCATTATTGGGATGGTATTGGTGCTTATTCTCTTGTCATTTTTCCTACGCCCGGGAGTTGCTATGTGGGTAGCCTTTGGCTTACCTATTTCTTTTTTCGGCATGTTTATCATTTTGCCACAGGTTGGGGTCACACTTAATATGCTCAGTATGTTTGGTATGATCCTTGTTATCGGAATTTTAGTTGATGATGGGATTGTGATTGCAGAAAATATCTACAGCAGAGCGGAGAAAGGAGATTCGCGAATCAAAGCAGCAATAAATGGAACGATGGAAGTGATTGTACCTATTTTATCGGCAATTGCTACTACTGTTTTGGCCTTTTCCATTTTTTTCTTCCTTGATGGAGCTATAGGTGCTTTCTTCAAAGATATTGCTGTAGTTGTGATTCTTACACTGGCTGTTTCTTTAATCGAGGCATTGCTCATACTTCCGGCACATTTGGCCCATTCCAAAGATCTGGCAGATCAGTCAAAAACGTATAAGCTAAATAAATACGGTGATCAGGTAATGGCTTTTATGCGTGACAAGCTATACAGCCCGCTGTATCGATTTAGCTTGAAACATCAGTTCCTCTCGTTAGCAGTGATCATTTTCTTCTTCATGCTCACGATGGGTGCCTTTGCCGGAAAGATCATCACCTTTTCCTTTTTTCCCAGTAACGCAAGTGATCAGATTCGTATCTCCATGAACACTCCACAAGGAACGGCAGAGCAAATCACAGATTCTATTGCTACATACGTGGAGCAGTCCGTTTGGCAGGTCAATGAAGGTTTAGGCGAAAACCTGGAAGGTGAAAATCATGTGCAAAATGTAGTGAAGCAAATTGGACGCGGAAGTTCTACTGCGTCTATCACTGTTAATCTCTCACCTAGCGAAACAAGGGCTTTTGGCTCCCCGGAGATTGCAGATAACATTCGAAGCACGGTGAGCTCCATTTCTCAGCTTGAGAAGCTCAGCTTTAACTCTGGGGCAAACGTGGGAGGAAGCCCGATATCGCTTTCCCTGCGAGGAAAAGACCCTCAAAAACTTGATGCAGCCAAACAAAAAGTCTATGAAGTCCTAGAAAATACACCAGGTGTCAAAGACATTGTGGATACCAGTCCTGATGGAACGAAAGAAATCAACCTGAGTCTGAAACCTAACGCAGAGCTTTTAGGATTGACCCTCAATGACGTGATGGGGCAGGTTCGGAATGCCTTTTTTGGCAATGAGGTGCAGCGCGTACAGCGAGATGAAGATGAGGTAAAAGTATGGGTAAGGTATGCACGTGAAGACCGGTCATCTCTATCAAGTATCCGAGACATTGAGATCAGCACACAAGAAGGCAGGGTTGCTCTAGGTGAGATTGCGGAATACACTATTCAACGAGGAGAAGTTGCTATCAACCACACAGATGGTGTGAGAGAAGTAACCGTAGAAGCTGATGTAATTGGTAACACAAATGCGGCAGATATCATGTCAATGCTGACTGGCCCGGTTGCTGAAGAAATTGAGAAGGAATATCCAGGAATCACAGCAAGCGCAGAAGGTCAGAATAGGGAGACGAATAAGATCATCAATTCTGCAGCAGTAGTCATGCCTGCCGTCATTTTCCTCATTTACATCGTGATTGTTTTTGCCTTTCGGTCGTATAGCCAACCGTTCATTCTGATTGCGTTGGTGCCCTTTTCGATTATAGGTGTGGGATGGGGTCATTACATACATGGTTTCTCTATCAATGTGCTGTCCTTTTTGGGAATCATTGGTCTGATCGGCATTGTGGTCAACGATGGTCTTGTATTCATCGGGAGATTTAATGCATTTCTTAAGGAAGGTTTGCCATTCACTGAAGCTTTGTATGAAACTGGTCGTGCAAGATTTCGCGCTATTTTCCTTACCTCCATTACTACCATAGCAGGTCTTGCACCTTTGATGTTGGAAAAGAGTTTACAGGCTCAGTTTCTCATCCCAATGGCTATTTCTATTTCTTATGGAATCGCGGTAGCTACATTACTTACACTCTTTATGCTGCCCATTTTCCTCTCAGTGGCCAACAGTGTCAAAGTAAGATTTAAGCAACTAATAACCGGCACTAAGCCTGAAAGGGAGCAAGTAGAACGTGCAATCAAAGAACTAAAAGCAGAGCATGAGACGATTTAA
- a CDS encoding dihydrofolate reductase family protein, whose protein sequence is MSKVTIHMVSSLDGFIANEEGTIDWMRSTDSYEEGVALTEDYINEFLKSIDCYVMGSKTYEHAVELGWAYGDTPVVVLTNRDLKAFKESVEFYSGDPRNLASQLRSKFQNIWMVGGSETTKDFLKHKLVDEIVVTFMPILLGGGKLFFDYIGSEIKLHLKDTTAFNDGMVELTYQVLKV, encoded by the coding sequence ATGTCGAAAGTAACAATACACATGGTATCAAGTCTTGACGGCTTTATCGCTAATGAAGAGGGTACCATTGATTGGATGCGTTCAACCGATTCTTATGAAGAGGGGGTTGCGCTTACTGAAGATTACATCAATGAATTCCTTAAGTCTATCGATTGCTATGTTATGGGATCCAAAACCTATGAACATGCGGTAGAGCTGGGTTGGGCCTATGGTGATACTCCAGTTGTGGTATTGACTAACAGAGATTTAAAAGCTTTCAAAGAAAGCGTCGAGTTTTACTCAGGTGATCCTCGCAATCTTGCTAGCCAACTCAGATCAAAGTTTCAAAATATTTGGATGGTTGGTGGTTCTGAGACAACTAAAGACTTTTTGAAGCACAAGTTGGTCGATGAAATTGTAGTGACTTTTATGCCAATCCTACTAGGTGGAGGAAAGCTATTCTTTGACTACATCGGATCAGAGATCAAGTTGCATTTAAAAGATACGACTGCTTTCAATGATGGCATGGTTGAGTTGACCTATCAAGTATTAAAAGTCTAG
- a CDS encoding HlyD family efflux transporter periplasmic adaptor subunit, whose protein sequence is MKRIYSVLIGIAVLVIAFLLFRVLGEQGTKEAIAETTNTKAPLVEVIEVNPSSRSFLISATGTLRAKEKIEIFSEVQGLLLPNNPAFKEGNIFQKGRPVIKINDAEYLAQLKSSKSNFMSQIAAILPDMEIEFPKAAQKWEKYLREFDVDQPLRPLPKVESDEVKFFITGRNIIQSYYNVKNQEERLGKYTIYAPFSGVLTEANVNPGALVRNGQKLGELIDPSVFELKIMVPASQNEYLKMGSSATLKTVEGRSEYSGKISRINPKINQQTQTIEVYVEVSHPDLKEGQYLNAKIRGEKIFDVVPITSNLLTANESVYVVRNEQLELQKVEPINYVEDSLVVRGLKPGTWLVKQAIASAYPGMKVEVKKSTAGL, encoded by the coding sequence ATGAAAAGAATTTATAGCGTACTTATCGGAATAGCGGTTTTAGTCATAGCCTTTTTACTATTCAGGGTGCTAGGAGAGCAAGGCACTAAAGAAGCCATAGCAGAAACCACTAATACCAAGGCACCTTTGGTAGAGGTTATTGAAGTGAACCCTTCCTCCAGATCGTTTTTAATTTCAGCTACAGGGACTTTAAGAGCAAAGGAAAAAATCGAGATTTTCAGCGAAGTGCAAGGGCTATTGCTTCCTAATAACCCTGCTTTCAAAGAAGGTAATATCTTTCAAAAAGGTAGGCCGGTTATCAAGATTAATGACGCTGAATACCTGGCACAATTAAAATCCAGCAAGAGTAATTTCATGAGTCAAATAGCTGCTATACTCCCAGACATGGAGATTGAATTTCCAAAAGCAGCGCAGAAATGGGAGAAGTACTTACGAGAATTTGATGTCGACCAACCGCTGAGGCCTTTACCAAAAGTGGAGAGCGATGAAGTAAAATTTTTCATCACGGGAAGAAACATCATTCAATCCTATTACAATGTGAAGAACCAGGAAGAACGGTTGGGTAAATACACCATTTACGCTCCTTTCAGTGGAGTACTTACGGAAGCCAACGTAAACCCTGGTGCATTGGTGAGGAATGGACAGAAGCTCGGGGAATTGATCGATCCTTCCGTATTCGAATTAAAGATCATGGTACCTGCGAGTCAAAATGAATACTTAAAAATGGGGTCCAGTGCTACGCTTAAAACTGTAGAAGGAAGATCCGAGTATTCAGGAAAGATCAGTCGTATAAATCCTAAAATCAACCAGCAAACACAAACCATAGAAGTGTATGTGGAAGTCTCACATCCTGATCTAAAAGAAGGCCAGTACCTCAATGCAAAGATTCGGGGTGAAAAGATATTCGATGTAGTCCCGATCACCAGCAACTTACTTACTGCGAATGAAAGTGTGTATGTAGTACGGAACGAGCAGCTCGAATTACAAAAAGTTGAGCCAATCAATTACGTTGAGGATAGCCTCGTTGTTCGTGGATTAAAACCAGGAACATGGTTGGTGAAGCAAGCCATTGCCAGTGCGTATCCTGGAATGAAAGTGGAGGTTAAGAAAAGTACAGCAGGTCTATGA
- a CDS encoding DUF6268 family outer membrane beta-barrel protein encodes MSRPLISGIILIACFSYSTAQMMSFDPRDGIDIAGLDAGYLPDIGGHSVTNYGANLNFMKPLSTWMIGFGVNYEYLQFDFDESDINTDLSTYEQIHSIRTNFFIRKPLKNNWSIMISVGPNLMSTLDDGIGSEDIIVNTLGAVSKRWGDFNKNTTLMIGVLYGSQLGRPTIIPTINLRRKVNEKLSFSIGIPMTGIDYRIDDKNRLSLSMRPQGVYANNPNPVLVENGEVLENTKLRFNGFNAELSYRRKLSKNISAVAAGGFVPAPILTIEDSANNELLDLNADAGAFFRIGLRFSVSPKMGFGN; translated from the coding sequence ATGTCGAGACCTCTTATTTCAGGGATTATTCTAATCGCGTGCTTTAGCTACTCAACAGCTCAAATGATGTCATTCGATCCACGAGATGGCATTGATATAGCTGGTCTGGATGCGGGATATTTGCCGGATATTGGCGGACATTCAGTTACAAACTATGGAGCGAATCTTAACTTCATGAAACCTCTCTCTACATGGATGATAGGCTTTGGAGTGAATTATGAGTATTTGCAGTTCGATTTTGATGAAAGTGATATCAATACGGATCTATCCACCTATGAGCAGATCCATAGCATTAGGACAAACTTCTTCATTAGAAAGCCATTAAAGAATAATTGGTCAATCATGATATCAGTTGGACCGAATTTAATGTCTACCCTCGATGACGGTATTGGATCTGAAGACATCATTGTCAATACGTTGGGAGCAGTATCAAAGAGATGGGGTGACTTCAATAAAAATACGACACTTATGATTGGAGTATTGTATGGCTCACAGCTTGGGCGACCAACAATCATCCCTACTATCAACCTAAGAAGGAAAGTTAATGAAAAGCTGAGCTTCTCTATCGGAATCCCCATGACTGGGATCGATTATCGGATCGATGATAAAAACAGACTTTCCTTAAGCATGCGACCACAAGGAGTATATGCTAATAATCCAAATCCTGTCTTGGTAGAGAATGGTGAAGTGCTGGAAAACACCAAGTTGAGGTTCAATGGATTTAATGCAGAGCTATCATATCGCCGAAAGCTATCCAAAAATATTTCTGCGGTAGCAGCAGGAGGATTTGTCCCTGCTCCAATTCTCACAATAGAAGATAGTGCCAATAATGAACTGCTTGACCTCAACGCTGATGCAGGTGCTTTTTTTAGGATAGGATTAAGGTTTAGTGTGAGTCCAAAAATGGGTTTTGGAAATTGA